Proteins from one Puntigrus tetrazona isolate hp1 unplaced genomic scaffold, ASM1883169v1 S000000746, whole genome shotgun sequence genomic window:
- the LOC122335170 gene encoding gap junction alpha-9 protein-like has translation MGDWNFLGGILEEVHIHSTMVGKIWLTILFIFRMLVLGVAAEDVWNDEQSDFICNTEQPGCRNVCYDRAFPVSLIRYWVLQVIFVSSPSLVYMGHAIYQLRALEKERHCKRVALRRELELAEASELGPVHRRRVERELRQLEQGKLNKAPLRGPLLRTYLAHVVTRSVVEVGFMTGQYLLYGPKLQPLYKCEREPCPNVVDCFVSRPTEKSVFMVFMQGIAAASLLLSLLEILHLAYKKLRKGLLDYCPPLRDEEGPERNSQGRKATIPTALLEKQGNGPAALMNPSSVFVPIQVLQNKDTAPGLLEHNSNSNNNPCSQTGSPVAADGTGSDSADSEPSSGSRRHGSTGNPSFSPNRQRASLTSGSRRAASDLQI, from the coding sequence ATGGGCGACTGGAACTTTCTGGGAGGGATTCTGGAGGAGGTTCAcatccactccaccatggtggGGAAGATCTGGCTCACCATCCTCTTCATCTTCCGCATGCTGGTGCTGGGCGTAGCGGCTGAGGACGTGTGGAATGACGAGCAGTCTGACTTCATCTGTAACACGGAGCAGCCCGGCTGCCGTAACGTCTGCTACGACCGCGCATTCCCTGTCTCGCTTATCCGCTACTGGGTGCTGCAGGTCATCTTCGTGTCCTCGCCCTCACTCGTCTACATGGGCCACGCAATCTATCAGCTGCGCGCCTTGGAGAAGGAGCGTCACTGCAAGCGAGTGGCTCTGCGGCGCGAGCTGGAGCTGGCCGAGGCCTCAGAGCTTGGGCCCGTACATCGGCGACGGGTGGAGCGGGAGCTGAGGCAGCTGGAGCAGGGGAAGCTGAACAAGGCTCCACTCCGGGGCCCGCTGCTGCGCACATACCTGGCGCACGTGGTGACCCGCTCCGTGGTGGAGGTGGGCTTCATGACAGGCCAGTACCTGCTGTACGGGCCCAAGCTCCAGCCTCTGTACAAGTGCGAGCGGGAGCCGTGTCCCAACGTGGTGGACTGCTTCGTCTCGAGGCCCACAGAGAAGAGTGTCTTCATGGTGTTCATGCAGGGCATCGCCGCTGCCTCACTGCTCCTCAGCCTGCTGGAGATCCTGCACCTGGCCTACAAGAAGCTGAGGAAGGGTCTTCTGGACTACTGTCCCCCGCTGAGGGATGAGGAAGGACCTGAGAGGAACTCACAGGGCCGTAAAGCCACCATCCCGACAGCGCTACTGGAGAAGCAGGGCAACGGACCGGCCGCACTCATGAACCCCTCATCTGTGTTCGTGCCCATCCAGGTCCTGCAGAACAAGGACACCGCTCCCGGTCTGCTGGAGCACAACAGCAATTCCAACAATAACCCCTGCAGCCAGACTGGATCCCCCGTGGCGGCGGACGGGACCGGCTCGGACAGCGCAGACTCCGAGCCCAGTTCCGGCTCACGGAGGCACGGATCCACTGGGAACCCTTCCTTCTCACCCAACAGACAACGAGCATCACTAACTAGTGGCAGCAGACGAGCCGCTAGTGACCTGCAGATCTGA
- the LOC122335171 gene encoding C-Myc-binding protein isoform X1 — translation MAHYRVSESKREQFRRYLEKAGVLESLTNGKNIRSIQLMIEQLIFCVPEFFFFFFSVLVALYEETEKPNNALDFIKHQLGVGPEGEDAESLRLELNTLQQKYDQLMEENKELRSRLLQYEPAQDGGTE, via the exons ATGGCGCATTACAGA GTGTCCGAGTCTAAGAGAGAGCAGTTTAGGAGATATCTGGAGAAGGCCGGTGTCCTCGAAAGTCTCACCAATGGTAAGAACATCAGATCAATCCAGCTAATGATTGAACAGCTGATCTTCTGTGTGCCtgagtttttcttcttcttcttctcagtCTTGGTGGCTCTGTATGAGGAAACCGAGAAACCCAACAATGCCTTGGA CTTCATCAAGCATCAGCTGGGAGTTGGACCCGAGGGAGAAGACGCTGAGAGTCTGCGGCTGGAGCTCAACACTTTACAGCAGAAATATGATCAGCTGATGGAGGAGAACAAAGAGCTAAGGAGCAGG CTGTTGCAGTACGAGCCGGCGCAGGACGGAGGAACAGAATAA
- the LOC122335171 gene encoding C-Myc-binding protein isoform X2, which produces MAHYRVSESKREQFRRYLEKAGVLESLTNVLVALYEETEKPNNALDFIKHQLGVGPEGEDAESLRLELNTLQQKYDQLMEENKELRSRLLQYEPAQDGGTE; this is translated from the exons ATGGCGCATTACAGA GTGTCCGAGTCTAAGAGAGAGCAGTTTAGGAGATATCTGGAGAAGGCCGGTGTCCTCGAAAGTCTCACCAATG tCTTGGTGGCTCTGTATGAGGAAACCGAGAAACCCAACAATGCCTTGGA CTTCATCAAGCATCAGCTGGGAGTTGGACCCGAGGGAGAAGACGCTGAGAGTCTGCGGCTGGAGCTCAACACTTTACAGCAGAAATATGATCAGCTGATGGAGGAGAACAAAGAGCTAAGGAGCAGG CTGTTGCAGTACGAGCCGGCGCAGGACGGAGGAACAGAATAA